A window of the Harmonia axyridis chromosome 5, icHarAxyr1.1, whole genome shotgun sequence genome harbors these coding sequences:
- the LOC123679737 gene encoding suppressor of Mek1-like, which produces MSHKSNQNLSEIKDKKIPMNGDDEKENDTVTETKEVKQDVSKELTTVMMTRSSKKTTTQKITLEENDTKTKKVESTIEQINEDKKEEVELVLNVNEKKESEEEGKTEEVNGSRNSPVETETSVDSLDNLPESNGHTENNPDSDDIEHNSSKEEFILDTETFMEPLVLQPDEPCPELEFEESSDKESEKSSPVLLRCITRRSQNRKIPTPNTPRSIYEPEPEKDQIDSEKGSDTPVPRSECSSKNIHPNDMDNTSTNVSMTVQVGGNDTRLDFSEGESDLLQSLRSKDSNSGSRYLSSRRSLRSLRSDVNSKSLRDSLHRSKLYQARESMERAPSVKRKERSETPEERKKIKTDSTGFLSKFSSPLTNLKNKFTSSPSGTSTPKLTSYKDEKNQIDGDYFEQKEMPEEGVADTQNKWCEIM; this is translated from the exons ATGAGTCACAAATCGAATCAAAACTTATCTGAGATTAAAGATAAGAAAATTCCAATGAATGGGgatgatgaaaaagaaaatgataCTGTTACTGAAACCAAGGAGGTGAAACAGGATGTATCTAAAGAACTTACTACAGTAATGATGACACGTTCTTCTAAAAAAACCACCACTCAAAAAATCACTTTGGAAGAAAATGAtaccaaaacaaaaaaagttGAATCAACTATCGAGCAAATAAATGAAGACAAAAAAGAAGAGGTTGAATTGGTTTTGAATgtcaatgaaaaaaaagaatctgaagaaGAGGGAAAAACTGAAGAAGTAAATGGTTCACGTAATTCTCCAGTTGAAACTGAAACATCTGTTGATAGCTTAGATAATCTTCCAGAAAGTAATGGACACACTGAAAATAATCCTGATTCTGACGATATAGAGCATAACAGTAGTAAAGAGGAGTTTATTTTGGATACTGAGACGTTCATGGAACCCCTAGTATTGCAGCCGGATGAACCATGTCCTGAATTGGAGTTTGAAGAATCCTCTGACAAGGAATCTGAAAAGAGTTCTCCTGTCTTATTGAGATGTATAACAAGACGATCACAAAATCGTAAAATTCCTACTCCTAACACACCAAGGTCAATATATGAACCTGAACCCGAAAAAGATCAAATCGACTCTGAAAAAG gatCAGATACACCTGTACCCAGATCAGAATGTTCGTCAAAGAATATTCACCCCAATGACATGGATAATACAAGTACGAATGTCTCCATGACTGTTCAGGTTGGAGGTAACGATACTCGATTAGATTTTTCGGAGGGAGAAAGTGACCTACTCCAAAGTTTGAGGAGTAAAGATTCAAACTCAGGCTCCCGATATTTGTCATCGAGAAGATCATTAAGATCCCTGAGGAGCGATGTGAACTCAAAGAGTTTGAGAGATTCGTTGCACAGAAGCAAATTATATCAGGCGAGGGAATCTATGGAAAGAGCCCCCAGTGTGAAAAGGAAAGAACGTAGCGAGACTCCGGAAgaaaggaaaaaaatcaaaaccgaCTCGACAGGGTTCTTATCGAAATTCTCCAGCCCGTTGACAAACTTGAAGAATAAATTCACATCATCACCGAGTGGTACAAGCACTCCCAAGCTCACTTCATACAAGGATGAAAAGAATCAAATCGACGGGGATTACTTTGAGCAGAAGGAAATGCCCGAAGAAGGAGTGGCAGATACTCAGAACAAATGGTGTGAAATCATGTAA
- the LOC123679738 gene encoding uncharacterized protein LOC123679738 isoform X1: protein MKVILCAIHILIKNIIFQEAIVVLLAMPYLQSVFQVLYALIDSLNVSKIRNTQGKFLKEPITTKSEHEIFWKKSIKIFENMYFYDEKKQKNVVVPTIKNFIWTLKAFVYLKRRLLTEKNFKYILTGAFNQDCLENFFSYIRGHGVRNTNPNIGQFMSSFKCLTLNNFMSSHSVGSNCEEDLTSHCLDNLKSFVLSKFPLPQNVVLEDLNIVIPKLIVLEQKSKFSRCTLVYMCGFICKILFKDKLIKQCDKCKKNLTFNSEELGDMDFIQVRQYKHGKLTKPGQCVSFLFRHSLNYLFYIIPRICEKKNISLYLKSFLMKYLDFKILNCNEHMLGEKVCETIIRCSLHWWCKQVNEIMSGTNTKFSKFLLTSPSEEFIDPIKIGAKRIFDTKRKKK from the exons ATGAAGGTTATTTTGTGTGCCATtcacattttgataaaaaatatcatcttcCAGGAAGCCATCGTGGTCTTACTTGCAATGCCATACCTACAATCAGTATTCCAG gtaCTGTATGCACTGATTGATTCTCTCAATGTATCAAAGATTCGAAATACACAGGGTAAGTTTTTGAAGGAACCAATAACCACAAAATCGGaacatgaaatattttggaaaaaatcaataaaaatttttgaaaacatgtatttctatgatgaaaaaaaacaaaaaaatgtggTGGTACCtaccataaaaaattttatttggacTTTAAAAGCTTTCGTTTACCTTAAGAGGAGGTtgttaactgaaaaaaatttcaagtatatcttgactggtGCTTtcaatcaagattgccttgaaaattttttcagttatatccgAGGGCATGGTGTAAGGAACACTAATCCAAATATTGGCCAGTTTATGTCCTCTTTCAAATGCCTTACTTTGAATAACTTCATGTCCTCCCATTCTGTAGGTTCCAACTGTGAAGAGGATTTAACATCACATTGTTTGGATAATCTAAAAtcatttgttttatcaaaatttccTTTACCTCAAAATGTTGTGCTTGAAGATTTAAATATAGTTATTCCGAAATTAATAGTCCTtgaacaaaaatcaaaatttagtaGATGTACTTTAGTTTATATGTGTGGATTcatttgtaaaattttatttaaagATAAATTGATCAAACAATGTGAtaagtgtaaaaaaaatttaaccttTAACAGTGAAGAATTGGGGGACATGGATTTTATTCAGGTAAGGCAGTATAAACACGGAAAGTTGACAAAACCTGGGCAATgtgtatcatttttatttcgGCATTCTCTAAATTACCTTTTCTATATTATTCCgcgaatttgtgaaaaaaaaaacatttccctctatttaaaatcgtttctaatgaaatatttggacttcaaaattttaaattgtaatgAACATATGTTGGGGGAAAAAGTATGTGAGACAATAATAAGGTGTTCCTTGCACTGGTGGTGCAAGCAGGTAAACGAAATTATGAGTGGTACCAACACAAAATTTTCCAAGTTCCTTCTAACTTCCCCTAGTGAAGAATTTATTGATCCTATAAAAATAGGGGCAAAAAGGATCTTTGATACaaagagaaaaaagaaatga
- the LOC123679738 gene encoding uncharacterized protein LOC123679738 isoform X2, with protein sequence MPYLQSVFQVLYALIDSLNVSKIRNTQGKFLKEPITTKSEHEIFWKKSIKIFENMYFYDEKKQKNVVVPTIKNFIWTLKAFVYLKRRLLTEKNFKYILTGAFNQDCLENFFSYIRGHGVRNTNPNIGQFMSSFKCLTLNNFMSSHSVGSNCEEDLTSHCLDNLKSFVLSKFPLPQNVVLEDLNIVIPKLIVLEQKSKFSRCTLVYMCGFICKILFKDKLIKQCDKCKKNLTFNSEELGDMDFIQVRQYKHGKLTKPGQCVSFLFRHSLNYLFYIIPRICEKKNISLYLKSFLMKYLDFKILNCNEHMLGEKVCETIIRCSLHWWCKQVNEIMSGTNTKFSKFLLTSPSEEFIDPIKIGAKRIFDTKRKKK encoded by the exons ATGCCATACCTACAATCAGTATTCCAG gtaCTGTATGCACTGATTGATTCTCTCAATGTATCAAAGATTCGAAATACACAGGGTAAGTTTTTGAAGGAACCAATAACCACAAAATCGGaacatgaaatattttggaaaaaatcaataaaaatttttgaaaacatgtatttctatgatgaaaaaaaacaaaaaaatgtggTGGTACCtaccataaaaaattttatttggacTTTAAAAGCTTTCGTTTACCTTAAGAGGAGGTtgttaactgaaaaaaatttcaagtatatcttgactggtGCTTtcaatcaagattgccttgaaaattttttcagttatatccgAGGGCATGGTGTAAGGAACACTAATCCAAATATTGGCCAGTTTATGTCCTCTTTCAAATGCCTTACTTTGAATAACTTCATGTCCTCCCATTCTGTAGGTTCCAACTGTGAAGAGGATTTAACATCACATTGTTTGGATAATCTAAAAtcatttgttttatcaaaatttccTTTACCTCAAAATGTTGTGCTTGAAGATTTAAATATAGTTATTCCGAAATTAATAGTCCTtgaacaaaaatcaaaatttagtaGATGTACTTTAGTTTATATGTGTGGATTcatttgtaaaattttatttaaagATAAATTGATCAAACAATGTGAtaagtgtaaaaaaaatttaaccttTAACAGTGAAGAATTGGGGGACATGGATTTTATTCAGGTAAGGCAGTATAAACACGGAAAGTTGACAAAACCTGGGCAATgtgtatcatttttatttcgGCATTCTCTAAATTACCTTTTCTATATTATTCCgcgaatttgtgaaaaaaaaaacatttccctctatttaaaatcgtttctaatgaaatatttggacttcaaaattttaaattgtaatgAACATATGTTGGGGGAAAAAGTATGTGAGACAATAATAAGGTGTTCCTTGCACTGGTGGTGCAAGCAGGTAAACGAAATTATGAGTGGTACCAACACAAAATTTTCCAAGTTCCTTCTAACTTCCCCTAGTGAAGAATTTATTGATCCTATAAAAATAGGGGCAAAAAGGATCTTTGATACaaagagaaaaaagaaatga
- the LOC123680404 gene encoding mediator of RNA polymerase II transcription subunit 8, with the protein MQQREEKQLEFALENIVQRVNDLKASIASMIMKIETEYETLNWPNFLDNYALISGQLTALTKVLSHDKCPLLRNLTLLPLLLSPERDEQLVQLTEGRVTTFAHDLVPDYLRTKLEPMAESKMLQVEHKAANLTYENAQKQIAAYQKVVLHVWDIVNKAREEWEVESSSRGNTQQNSSVTDTHLLVAAVGMGKGLKMGPNPNGGNPTSGGMMVSSQGRSNVSGSIPIPPNTQSMPMNKAPSTIKTNIKSAAQIHPYGR; encoded by the coding sequence ATGCAGCAAAGAGAAGAAAAACAATTAGAATTTGCATTAGAAAATATTGTCCAACGTGTCAATGACTTGAAAGCATCCATAGCATCGATGATTATGAAGATTGAAACCGAATATGAAACTCTGAATTGGCCTAACTTCTTGGACAATTATGCTCTCATTTCGGGGCAACTTACAGCGTTGACCAAGGTATTGAGTCACGACAAATGCCCTCTTCTGCGAAATCTAACACTTCTTCCTCTTTTGTTGTCTCCTGAGCGAGATGAGCAATTGGTACAACTAACAGAGGGAAGAGTTACTACCTTCGCTCATGATCTGGTACCTGATTATTTAAGAACTAAATTGGAACCCATGGCTGAAAGTAAAATGCTGCAAGTAGAACATAAAGCTGCTAATTTAACTTATGAGAATGCCCAGAAACAGATCGCTGCTTATCAAAAAGTTGTACTACATGTTTGGGATATAGTTAATAAGGCTAGAGAAGAATGGGAAGTAGAATCTTCATCTAGAGGAAATACTCAACAAAACTCCAGTGTAACTGATACCCATCTTCTTGTTGCTGCTGTTGGTATGGGTAAAGGATTGAAGATGGGTCCAAATCCCAACGGAGGTAATCCTACATCTGGCGGCATGATGGTTTCATCCCAAGGCAGGTCAAATGTATCTGGATCAATTCCTATTCCTCCAAACACACAATCGATGCCTATGAATAAAGCACCTTCAACTATCAAAACGAACATTAAAAGTGCTGCTCAAATACATCCTTATGGGCGATAG
- the LOC123680403 gene encoding cytoplasmic tRNA 2-thiolation protein 1 has product MDCSRACGNKAVLKRPKSGHKLCKECFFEAFEDEIHFTITEAKLFRPGSTVAVAASGGKDSTVLAYVLKQLNKKYNYNLKFVLLSIDEGITGYRDDSLETVKQNRDDYEMPLKVLSYKDLYGWTMDEIVSEIGKKNNCTFCGVFRRQALDRGAHLLKVDYLATGHNADDIAETVLMNILRGDLARLSRCTSIITDSGDGIPRVKPLKYAYEKEIVMYAYFKKLVYFSTECTFSPNAYRGHARVLLKDLEKLDPSVIMNIIHSGESLKVNKTSKMPTQQNCTRCGYVSSQDICKACILLEGLNTGQPTLGIGKSSKVKKALAENENKNCCGGKGNCNNVKS; this is encoded by the exons ATGGATTGCAGTAGAGCTTGTGGCAACAAAGcagttttgaag AGACCAAAAAGTGGGCATAAATTATGCAAGGAGTGTTTTTTCGAAGCCTTTGAAGATGAAATTCATTTCACCATTACCGAAGCTAAGTTATTCAGACCTGGTAGCACCGTAGCTGTAGCTGCTTCTGGTGGAAAAGATTCAACTGTTTTAGCTTATGTTTTGAAGCAATTGAATAAAAAGTAcaattataatttgaaatttgtacTATTGTCTATAGATGAAGGTATTACAGGTTACAGAGACGACAGTCTGGAAACTGTTAAGCAAAACAGGGATGATTATGAAATGCcgttaaaagttctttcatataAGGATTTATACGGATGGACTATGGATGAAATTGTTTCAGAG attggaaaaaaaaataattgtacatTTTGTGGAGTGTTCAGGAGGCAAGCCCTAGACAGAGGAGCACATTTATTGAAAGTGGATTATCTCGCTACTGGTCACAATGCTGATGACATTGCTGAAACAGTTTTAATGAACATTTTAAGAGGGGACTTGGCTAGATTGAGCAGATGTACATCGATTATTACG gaCAGCGGAGATGGTATACCAAGGGTGAAACCTTTGAAATATgcatatgaaaaagaaattgtaATGTAtgcatatttcaaaaaattagtaTATTTCTCTACAGAATGTACTTTCTCGCCAAATGCTTATAGGGGACATGCAAGAGTGTTACTTAAAGATCTAGAGAAGTTAGACCCTAGTGTTATCATGAATATCATACACTCTG GAGAATCTTTGAAAGTAAATAAGACTTCCAAAATGCCAACTCAACAAAACTGCACAAGGTGTGGATATGTGTCTTCTCAAGATATTTGTAAAGCTTGTATATTATTGGAAGGATTGAACACAGGACAACCTACATTAGGCATTGGAAAATCAAGCAAAGTGAAGAAAGCACTTgctgaaaatgaaaacaagaatTGTTGTGGTGGAAAAGGAAATTGTAACAATGTTAAAAGTTaa
- the LOC123680945 gene encoding mitochondrial E3 ubiquitin protein ligase 1 yields MDYLVETIILGIDSIIFITCVRNYYKNKNAMTMIQGAPYLNLNKDIKEIVQTHPDQKLSYVAIRGTVKPLGKPIISSNNADVEGVVQLLRIKEHVIQRTTTGFWNDSERIIQEVHNIMPFSLENKGIEVEVMDPLGADILDMDVISDVFHPSVPSVMDHIWGFFAGIRQRGIQTTEKMLRRGTMITGIGELVYSKDNNILQLQPPTSGAPFYLTNMQVTSLVKKLEGSKRNYRWLCLLFGTIGVVVGGLILRKYLRHRAKLLEEAEIKRQLEESRRERRKKTRRNDANSDNQICVVCRSNPIEIILLPCGHVCLCEDCSVDIQGNCPVCRSRIEKKSVAYVA; encoded by the exons ATGGACTATTTGGTAGAAACAATAATTTTAGGAATTGATTCAATAATCTTCATAACATGTGTCCGAAATTACtacaaaaacaaaaatgctaTGACAATGATTCAG GGTGCTCCATACTTGAACCTCAACaaagatataaaagaaattGTACAAACACATCCAGATCAAAAATTATCTTACGTAGCTATACGGGGAACAGTTAAACCACTAGGAAAACCAATCATAAGTAGTAATAATGCAGATGTTGAAGGTGTTGTCCAGTTACTGCGAATCAAAGAACATGTTATTCAAAGGACTACAACTGGCTTTTGGAATGATTCCGAGCGTATCATACAGGAGGTACATAATATTATGCCTTTCTCACTAGAGAATAAGGGTATAGAAGTTGAAGTTATGGATCCCTTAGGTGCTGATATTTTAG ATATGGATGTGATATCTGATGTTTTTCATCCAAGTGTCCCAAGTGTAATGGACCATATCTGGGGATTCTTTGCTGGAATTCGACAAAGAGGTATTCAAACAACAGAAAAAATGCTAAGGAGAGGGACAATGATCACTGGAATTGGTGAATTAGTGTATTCAAAAGACAATAATATTTTACAACTACAACCTCCTACAAGTGGTGCCCCATTTTATCTCACCAATATGCAGGTTACTTCTTTAGTAAAAAAATTGGAAGGTTCTAAAAGGAATTACAG atggTTGTGTTTACTCTTTGGGACAATTGGAGTTGTAGTAGGGGGTTTAATTCTTCGAAAATACTTGAGACACCGAGCTAAACTATTGGAAGAAGCTGAAATAAAAAGACAGTTGGAGGAATCCAGAAGGGAAAGGAGAAAAAAGACGAGACGCAATGATGCAAACTCTGATAATCAAATTTGTGTTGTGTGTCGATCGAACCCAATTGAG ATAATTCTCTTACCTTGTGGTCATGTATGTTTGTGTGAAGATTGTTCTGTTGATATCCAAGGGAATTGTCCTGTTTGCCGTtcccgtattgaaaaaaaatctgtagCATATGTGGCTTGA
- the LOC123680944 gene encoding ARF GTPase-activating protein Git-like gives MSRKNYTQNVEVCGDCGSSEATWASLNKGILLCTQCCSVHRSLGRHISQVKSLQKSQWPGKQMNMLMTLVNNGVNSIWEHILLENGSKMMKKKPNPRDSLEVKSEFIKSKHQMCSFALRQTFDDGPICVENELGKQLHASVRTPNLETSFKLLATGADPNYFHDEKGTTALHVAVKGEQYLQIELLLVYGADPTCLDAHGKTPIDYAKSNANKEVYNRLLESQFEVTDSFSFYLTVRKPDHQGGVHILIPQNGFYSNSASLEKLQKLPNHLFEELVIDVFDEVDRRQTEAIWLSCVDAIELNTVPFLPVDPTLSTTRNQGRQKLARFSTPELKNLVYDILVDSQRRQSISDKTHSCFEEDPVYDTVASDEEYDTIPSPKAVKVFSTSTEDQDNAKSTEILELTKQLKLSDDKISDLKAEVNKLKACVENLTTENTDLRYKLSKIPENSRLNGETAFNSLDTILMNQEEINDVPPLNGKSVDDNYVFERKSQRPSSMYETRDVTKGAKANRQAFKHQLKEFDQPRAGVQNYYSERHSRQPIELLTSNITKSVQQLWQCLNNSSIDECIPKAEKVKIATAKLIANLPREMFADITRVMLDVLPRLQPECKEYVDAFREGDVKLSEHHLSQIREYAYVLVRNTREILAKSSL, from the exons ATGTCCCGTAAAAATTACACGCAGAATGTTGAAGTTTGTGGGGATTGTGGATCATCAG AAGCGACATGGGCTTCTTTAAATAAAGGCATTTTGCTATGTACACAGTGCTGTAGTGTGCACAGAAGTCTTGGAAGACACATTTCTCAAGTGAAGTCATTGCAAAAGAGCCAATGGCCAGGCAAACAAATGAAC ATGCTAATGACACTGGTCAACAATGGGGTGAACAGTATTTGGGAACACATTCTTTTAGAAAATGGTTCCAAAATGATGAAGAAAAAACCGAATCCTAGAGATAGTTTAGA GGTGAAGTCTGAATTCATTAAGTCCAAACATCAGATGTGTTCATTCGCTCTAAGACAGACATTCGATGATGGCCCTATTTGCGTGGAAAATGAACTTGGAAAACAGTTACATGCCAGTGTCAGAACTCCCAATCTAGAGACTTCCTTCAAACTATTGGCTACTGGTGCTGATCCAAATTATTTTCATGAT gAAAAAGGAACAACCGCTCTGCATGTTGCTGTTAAAGGTGAACAGTATTTGCAAATTGAACTCTTACTGGTGTATGGAGCAGATCCAACTTGTCTCGATGCACATGGAAAGACGCCTATAGATTATGCAAA aagcaACGCAAATAAGGAGGTTTACAACAGACTGCTTGAAAGTCAATTTGAGGTAACAGATAGTTTTAGCTTCTATCTTACTGTTAGAAAACCGGACCATCAAGGGGGTGTTCATATTTTGATACCACAAAATGGATTTTATTCCAATTCTGCTTCTTTGGAAAAATTACAAAAG CTACCGAATCACCTTTTTGAAGAATTAGTTATTGATGTCTTTGATGAAGTTGATAGACGTCAAACAGAAGCAA tttggcTGAGTTGCGTCGATGCCATAGAACTCAACACTGTCCCATTTTTACCAGTAGATCCAACATTATCAACTACAAGGAATCAGGGTAGGCAAAAGTTGGCGCGTTTCTCAACACCAGAGTTGAAGAACTTAGTTTACGATATACTAGTTGATAGCCAAAGACGACAAAGTATATCAGATAAAA CTCATTCGTGTTTTGAAGAGGACCCGGTATACGACACCGTGGCATCCGATGAAGAATACGATACTATCCCTTCGCCAAAAGCT GTTAAAGTTTTCAGCACATCGACGGAGGATCAAGATAATGCCAAGAGCACTGAGATTTTGGAGCTCActaaacaattgaaattatctGATGACAAAATATCAGATCTTAAAGCTGAGGTGAACAAATTAAAAGCATGTGTGGAAAATTTGACAACAGAAAATACGGATTTGAGGTATAAACTTTCTAAAATCCCTGAGAATTCGAGATTGAACGGAGAAACTGCTTTTAATTCGTTAGATACAATTTTGATG AACCAGGAAGAAATCAACGACGTCCCTCCCCTAAATGGAAAATCTGTAGACGATAACTACGTCTTCGAAAGAAAGAGCCAAAGACCTTCCAGTATGTACGAGACTAGAGATGTAACGAAAGGTGCAAAAGCAAATCGTCAAGCTTTCAAGCATCAG ctgaaagaaTTCGATCAACCAAGAGCAGGAGTACAGAATTATTATTCTGAAAGACATTCCAGACAACCAATCGAATTGCTAACGTCAAACATCACAAAAAGTGTTCAACAGTTGTGGCAATGCTTGAACAATTCCAGCATTGACGAATGCATTCCAAAAGCTGAGAAGGTTAAAATAGCCACTGCCAAACTAATCGCTAATCTGCCTAGg GAAATGTTTGCCGACATAACCAGAGTTATGTTAGATGTGCTGCCTCGCTTGCAGCCCGAGTGTAAAGAATATGTAGATGCTTTCAGAGAGGGCGATGTGAAACTGTCGGAACATCATTTATCCCAAATTCGCGAATATGCATATGTTCTTGTTCGTAACACAAGGGAAATATTGGCGAAGAGCTCTTTGTAA
- the LOC123680946 gene encoding dynein axonemal light chain 4, with amino-acid sequence MAEGDKAGAADDKKIVHTYPLVRHSDMAEETRQDAVELIVTACEKYSSNNEGAAKMIKEEMDKKFGPPYHVVVGEGFGFEITYECKNLLYMFFAGNLGILVWKC; translated from the exons ATGGCTGAAGGTGATAAAGCTGGTGCTGCAGATGACAAAAAAATAGTTCATACCTACCCATTAGTTAGG CATTCTGATATGGCTGAGGAAACTAGACAAGACGCAGTTGAACTTATAGTGACAGCATGCGAGAAATATTCTTCTAATAATGAG GGAGCTGCCAAAATGATCAAAGAAGAAATGGATAAAAAATTTGGACCCCCTTACCACGTTGTTGTCGGAGAGGGTTTTGGATTCGAAATAACCTACGAATGCAAGAATCTCCTATACATGTTCTTCGCCGGTAATCTAGGAATATTAGTATGGAAATGTtga
- the LOC123680949 gene encoding probable cytosolic Fe-S cluster assembly factor AGAP009023 codes for MSHFSGVLQLTDLDDFITPSQECIKPVKIDRKLNTDTKIKIEEGQYYQETDGVLQKLQKVEITLADCLACSGCITSAESVLITQQSHEELSKVFEKNKQLKIDNKHEDSKFILVSISIQPILSLAVRYGISPNDCASKLSTYFKNMGADMVVDMSIAEDFALLESQHEFVERYRASVNDGKTNVLPMLASSCPGWVCYAEKTHGSYILPYIATTKSPQQIMGSFVKNWLTKKLDDRSIYHVTVMPCFDKKLEASREEFSNKTTEAKDVDCVITAIELEQMLERDNISLDSLEKSTLSEPWMPTESSERLPHLTKHIGSGSGGYSDHIFKFAAKELFGIECDKIEYKELRNPDFKEVTLEQDGKILLKFAIANGFRNIQNLVQKLKRGKSPYHYVEVMACPSGCLNGGAQIRSQNELTPKELTKKLEDLYFSLPCKDPSETKSLNYLYDNWLQGKDSEKSISMLHTKYRAVEKSTNALTIKW; via the exons atgTCGCATTTCAGTGGAGTCTTACAGTTAACAGACCTGGATGATTTCATCACACCATCCCaa GAATGTATCAAGCCAGTAAAAATTGATAGAAAGTTGAACACAGatacaaaaatcaaaatagaaGAAGGTCAATATTACCAAGAAACA gATGGTGTTTTACAGAAACTGCAAAAAGTTGAAATAACATTAGCTGATTGCTTAGCCTGTTCAGGTTGCATAACATCTGCTGAAAGTGTCCTCATAACACAACAAAGTCATGAAGAGCTATctaaagtttttgaaaaaaacaagcAATTGAAAATA GATAACAAACATGAGGATTCTAAATTTATACTTGTTTCTATTTCAATCCAACCAATACTTTCCTTGGCTGTGAGGTATGGCATTTCACCTAATGATTGCGCTTCAAAATTGTCcacttatttcaaaaatatgggtGCTGATATGGTTGTGGACATGTCAATAGCTGAAGACTTTGCACTTTTGGAGAGTCAGCATGAATTCGTTGAAAGATATCGGGCTTCAGTTAATGATGGGAAAACAAATGTCCTTCCTATGTTAGCTTCTAGTTGTCCAG GATGGGTTTGTTATGCTGAAAAAACACATGGTTCTTACATTTTACCATATATTGCAACAACCAAGTCCCCTCAGCAAATAATGGGATCCTTTGTCAAAAACTGGCTGACTAAGAAGTTGGATGATCGTTCAATCTACCACGTAACTGTGATGCCTTGTTTCGATAAAAAGCTTGAGGCCTCACGAGAAGAATTCTCAAATAAAACCACGGAAGCCAAAGATGTTGATTGTGTGATAACAgcaa TTGAACTGGAACAAATGTTGGAAAGGGATAACATTTCCCTGGATTCCTTGGAAAAATCAACATTATCTGAGCCCTGGATGCCTACAGAATCTTCTGAACGTCTGCCACATTTGACTAAGCACATTGGATCGGGTTCTGGAGGATATTCTGACCACATTTTCAAGTTTGCGGCTAAAGAACTGTTTGGGATAGAATGCGATAAAATAGAATACAAGGAATTAAG AAACCCTGATTTTAAGGAAGTTACACTGGAACAAGACGGAAAAATCCTTCTCAAATTTGCAATAGCTAATGGTTTCAGAAACATTCAGAACTTAGTACAAAAGCTGAAGAGAGGAAAATCTCCTTATCATTATGTCGAAGTTATGGCTTGTCCTTCTG GCTGTTTGAACGGTGGAGCACAAATCAgatcacaaaatgaattaacgCCAAAAGAACTCACTAAAAAATTGGAGGACTTGTATTTTTCACTTCCTTGTAAGGACCCATCCGAAACAAAAAGTTTGAATTATTTGTATGACAATTGGCTTCAAGGCAAAGATAGTGAGAAATCTATTAGTATGTTGCACACCAAATATCGTGCCGTGGAAAAGTCTACAAATGCTCTTACAATAAAATGGTGA